Within Vicia villosa cultivar HV-30 ecotype Madison, WI linkage group LG1, Vvil1.0, whole genome shotgun sequence, the genomic segment CATACAGAACTGTCGTTATCATGCGGCTTATTATCTTGGGTCTGTTTTTCCATTATAGAGTTACACATCCAGTTGATAGTGCTTTTGGTCTGTGGTTGACATCTATCATCTGTGAGATCTGGTTCGCGTTTTCCTGGGTGTTGGATCAGTTCCCTAAATGGTCTCCTATCAATAGGGTTGCTTATACTGATAGGCTCTCCGCGAGGTTTGAAAGAGAGGGTGAACCTTCTCAGCTTGCTGCGGTGGATTTCTTTGTTAGTACGGTCGATCCGTTGAAAGAACCTCCGCTGATCACAGCTAACACAGTTCTTTCTATCCTTGCTGTGGACTATCCGGTGGATAAAGTATCATGTTATGTATCAGATGATGGTGCGGCAATGCTTTCGTTTGAGTCCCTTGTGGAGACAGCTGACTTTGCACGAAAGTGGGTTCCATTTTGTAAAAAGTTTTCAATCGAACCACGTGCACCCGAGTTTTACTTCTCTCAGAAGATTGATTACTTGAAGGACAAGGTTCAACCTTCTTTCGTGAAGGAGCGTAGAGCAATGAAAGTAAGCAACTGAACTTAAATAGTCTTTTCCGCAGTAcatgatcataaatacaattgtATAAATATTGTGACACTCTCTTAACGGCTGTCTTTCATTTCGGTCAGAGAGACTATGAAGAGTACAAAGTCAGAATCAATGCTTTGGTTGCAAAGGCTCAGAAAACACCTGATGAAGGATGGACTATGCAAGACGGAACCTCTTGGCCAGGAAATAATTCGCGCGATCATCCTGGCATGATTCAGGTATATCCGTTCAATTTTGCGTGTAATCAAATCTTAATGATGAGTGACATACTCACATTCTGTTTATCGTTGTCAGGTTTTCCTCGGACACAGTGGTGCCCACGACATAGAAGGAAATGAACTTCCAAGGTTGGTTTATGTTTCCAGAGAGAAAAGGCCAGGTTACACCCATCACAAAAAAGCTGGTGCTGAAAATGCACTGGTAAGATCAATAGATACTTAAGATTAACAATTTATACAAGCTCGTTTAGATTTTGTTGTTCTTAACGCTTATTTCGGTTAATATAGGTGAGGGTGTCTGCTGTTCTTACAAATGCCCCCTACATTCTCAATCTTGATTGTGATCATTATGTCAACAATAGCAAGGCTGTTCGAGAAGCGATGTGTTTTCTGATGGATCCAGTAGTCGGTAGAGATCTTTGTTATGTTCAGTTCCCCCAGAGATTTGATGGTATTGATCGCAGTGATCGATATGCCAATCGCAACACAGTTTTCTTTGATGTAAGTTTAAATGAAAATGAAGAGTTTTACAATTAAGAGGTGAAAATCATGGACACAATTATTTATGCAATATCTAACCTTGACCTTTTCCAGGTTAACATGAAAGGACTTGATGGAATTCAAGGACCTGTATATGTGGGGACTGGAACCGTTTTCAACCGACAAGCGCTTTATGGATACAGTCCACCTTCTATGCCAAATTTACCAAAATCTTCATCATCATGTTGTTGCTGCTCTTCAAAGAAGCCTACTAAAGATGCCTCAGAGCTTTATAAAGACGCAAAGAGGGAAGAGTTGGATGCTGCCATTTTTAATCTTAGGGAGATTGAGAGTAAGCACAATGATATTTTTTTGTTGTCGAACAGTTTTACTTAAATATAAAACCAGACTCCTCAATACAGAATGCATTttgatttcttttctttctcttgcaGATTATGACGAGTACGAGAGATCAATGCTTATTTCACAACTTAGCTTTGAGAAAACATTCGGTTTGTCCACTGTTTTCATTGAATCAACACTAATGGAGAATGGTGGTGTGTCTGAATCTGCTGATCCCTCAATGTTGATCAAGGAGGCTATTCATGTAATTGGCTGCGGATACGAAGAAAAGACAGCATGGGGAAAAGAGGTTAGACATTCATGTTTTTGTATACACTTtttccgttcctttttaagtgtcttGAAAGATTTCTTGTAGCTTAAGCAATCTAAAACTCTCTTTTGTATTCAGATTGGTTGGATATATGGTTCGGTTACTGAGGATATCTTAACGGGTTTCAAGATGCAATGTCGTGGTTGGAGGTCAGTTTACTGCATGCCCTTAAGGCCAGCATTCAAAGGGTCAGCGCCAATCAATCTTTCCGATCGTTTGCATCAAGTTCTTCGTTGGGCTCTTGGATCAGTTGAAATTTTCCTTAGTAGACATTGTCCTCTCTGGTACGGTTTCGCTGGAGGCCGTCTCAAAGTTCTACAAAGACTAGCTTATATCAACACCATTGTTTATCCTTTCACTTCCCTTCCTCTCGTTGCTTATTGTACTTTGCCTGCAATTTGCCTACTCACCGGAAAATTCATCATCCCAACGGTAATTTCCTCGTCTTTATTTTGATCTAACATACAAGATTATTAATGGCACTAAGTCCTTACATCAAATTGTTGTTGCTAATATGATGCAGCTATCAAACCTTGCAAGTGCACTCTTTCTTGGACTCTTCATCTCCATTATATTGACCAGTGTACTCGAGCTAAGGTGGAGCGGCGTTACCATAGAAGATTTATGGCGTAACGAGCAATTTTGGGTGATCGGAGGTGTTTCCGCTCATCTTTTCGCAGTATTCCAAGGTTTCCTAAAGATGTTAGCAGGTGTTGATACAAACTTCACAGTCACAGCCAAAGCTGCAGATGATGCAGAGTTTGGTGAACTATACATGATCAAATGGACAACACTCTTGATTCCGCCAACAAGCCTTATCATTATCAACCTCGTTGGCGTTGTTGCTGGATTTTCCGATGCACTGAATGGTGGTTATGAATCTTGGGGGCCACTCATTGGAAAAGTTTTCTTTGCATTTTGGGTGATCTTTCATCTCTATCCATTCCTTAAAGGTCTTATGGGTCGCCAAAACCGTACTCCAACCGTTGTTATTCTTTGGTCAGTGTTGTTGGCTTCTGTCTTTTCACTTGTTTGGGTTCAGATCAATCCATTTGTGAGCAAAGTTGATAGTGCAGCTATCTCTCAGACTTGCATTTCTATTGATTGTTAAGTCTCACATTACCAACAATGTTGCTTGCTGAACAAGTTTTGATCATATGTTAAAGATATGGAATacatttgatgatgatgatgatgattcaatCTGCAAGGTGTGCAAGTCATTAGCACTAGTTCTTTGTTGAAATGTGCAAGCATTTTGAATTGTATGGTTGTGTACTTGTTTTTCCTTGGTTTGGACAATTTTTCTGTGTAAAGAGACCAATGATTTACTGGTTATAGATATCAATGTAAAAATAGtggtttttttcttcaatttcttttgatctaaaaattgaaataatagtGAGAACATAAATATTTCATATAACTTATGTTACCTGCCTTTTTTACAAGAATTTATAGTTATAGTAATTTACTTAAATATTTCCCTTCCCTTTTCATATAAAGCCAAATAAATTCAGAAATTCTAATACATAGTTTTGTAACTCCAATccagttttaaaaaaacaatgacaTTTTAGGAAAAATAGAAATAAGAAATTTTCGTGCTTGAGTAAAGCACTAAACAAATATAGTATttagatatattatatattataattatatttataaggagaAATAAATAACAGTTCAACTCTCTTAATACATGAATCTAAATAGACATGAACTTAAAAACTTAATTGCTCCTTTTAATGAGAAACATACAATGAATTTTCTGATTTCTAACACCTCCCACGAGCTGGTGAATAAATATTCTCCATTTTTATCTTGGATACAAttcgttcaaaatttgaattactTAATCCTTTAATGAAAATATCTACAAATTGTGAGTGCATGCATACCTTAAGAAGTTTATTTCGAGTGATGTCAAAACTAGGTCTTTGGAAGTAGAATGTATTGTACGGTATCCTCTTAGCCTAAGGTGCACTCTTGCAAGAAAACACTTCCATAATCATTCTAAACTTGTTCATATGCATGTGGATCAATTTCACAAGTCAAAAACACGGTTTTAGGTGAAAATGCATACCATAGGTCGATGCATAGCTCTTGAAAGTCGACCTCCTCTGAGCAAGAAAAGGAAAACTCCATGAAAAACACTTCTGTCAGGCATAGGTCGGCGCACACAAGCTGTAGGTCGATGCATAGTCCTTTGTAGGTCGACGCATAGGGTCCCAGAGGTCAACGCATATTATGCAAGTAACCTCCAGGCCTCACTGCCTTGTGTAAGTCGACGCATAAGTATCCACAGGTTGGCGCATGCTGTGCATGATCACCTCTAGACCTCACTGCCTTGTAGAGGTTGACGCACATAGTGTTGGAGGTCGACACATCACACATTTCTGGACATTTTTGTGaacgaattttccaaaatttgccctctttctcacACACACATAAATACATTCATGCATCTAGGTAAACACAAGTTTGAAACTTAAAAGAGACAAAtattcttctcatcttcattcttcttgctgattcatcaattacacataatcattgtTGCTTTAGTGGTCATAGATTGAGAGTGATAACGTCCAAAGTTAAGGATTTGTATATTCTAATTGGGTGAAGAATTTTGGGGGTTTCATTGAATAAAATCTTTGGGGTTTTGTCTTTTAAGATCAAAGTGTTTTTGACTAGAAGCTTTGGATTCGATTCAGGAGAGAGAAATCCTTGAAGAACAGTGGATTCGGTCAAGGGAGTAACAGTAGACAGAGGGTCAATCAAAGTTCTTGGGTGACAATAATTAACGATGGCAATTCAGCCGAGCGAAAGCCTTGAAGGACAAGAATCCAGTCAAGGGAGTAACGTTAATTGGAGGATTGATTCGGCATTGTTGGgcgacttgatcttgcttaagatcaaggggagagaagataaagaatcaacatcaaaactgagttTGCTTGTTTATTGCTTTAACTTCTCTTGTAAAACAATttgtaaagaaataaaaattatctcaatTCCCATTTGGAATTGAGGGTAGACGTAACCGTAGCGAGGACAGTCggtgaactgcctaaacaaatcttTTTTTTCCCCTCTCCTTATTTGTCTTTATTTGCTATCGACATTGGTACACAATTGCTAAATTGCTAATAATTCCAAGTGTTTAAATTGTAATACAAAACTATTTTTGTGTAGAGAATTGCAATTGTAGTTCACAATCTACAACACTTAGATAACATTGGCTTGCAATCAATTGCATACCAACTATTTGTGAAATTTTTTGTGCATAATAATACCTACACAACAAGTGTTCGAAAAATTGACAAAGTCAATTTtgtcattttcattatcattggaAGTAGGTTACTTAAGTGTTCAATTGTTCAAACGACTAAGTTCAAAACCTGTTGATTCAATCTCTTTCTCATCTTTAGTATCTCTCACATTTATTAACGATTTAGACGCATAtctgtaatacagtgaactgactttatcgaaatgtcgcggttaagcaagagtcgccaccgacttttattttatccaaatatcataaagactaaaagaataggaaaaaacttttaaataaaaaactgagttcggggggtaattatgcaaagggaaggtgtaaggcaccctttgcatccatggttttccatgggctcttaattgctttgctcttttgaaagaaaaagggtagaaaagaaataagactttagcttgtaaataagcgtagctttttgaaagtttttgagaaaagggtataaaaagattttaaaccagagcatgcaattaagggcaaattacctggttagatgaaaaatgttctttagcctttcagggtgaaagggtctatccatgccataagagggcgggaagcctttcgtttggatgttaacgggtcatcgagttatcattcgccaaagactgtccctagccatagaggggcaggtagtctaagagaaagatcagaatagcctttttcgtttaggcaaccaaaggatacctcagcccttcgtaggcaacttccgagggacgagatcatatttagtgtatcgaaggcagcatcattagggacttatgatatttgcattagtcgaggcaacatggctgaggtatcctcgtattcgagggacaaggctattctgcaaaaaaaacacaaggcaacaggcaacagacaacaggcaacaagaggggtaccataaaaggtgtgtgggtgaaACAATCATGTGATCAGCttcgattatattatcttgtaagattaatgattctaattcaattcaaagttatcactccctagaattactaaccacgcaataatatggggaagggaaaaagaaaccagcggatctgactcaagtaataattaaaggcaGAGAAATAAACGAGgttaagttttagggttaccgactattgagctttggcggttggctaaccctgaaaaattgggaaaagagaaaataaaaataaaggggtgagtgtattatcaaCTCGTTGACAAATaacgttaaccctaatttaataaaaaaagcaaaaggaaat encodes:
- the LOC131644863 gene encoding cellulose synthase A catalytic subunit 8 [UDP-forming]-like; this encodes MMESGVSFCNSCGEQVGVDANGEVFVACHECYFPICKACVDYENSEGRSVCLRCGNPYAADKARGKDAAKVPGNQSTMPAQISTSQDVGLHARHISTVSTVDSELNDESGNPIWKNRVESWKEKDKKNKKKKAAPKAENEAPVPQEQQMEEMQPSSEVAAAEPLSVIIPVSKSKLGPYRTVVIMRLIILGLFFHYRVTHPVDSAFGLWLTSIICEIWFAFSWVLDQFPKWSPINRVAYTDRLSARFEREGEPSQLAAVDFFVSTVDPLKEPPLITANTVLSILAVDYPVDKVSCYVSDDGAAMLSFESLVETADFARKWVPFCKKFSIEPRAPEFYFSQKIDYLKDKVQPSFVKERRAMKRDYEEYKVRINALVAKAQKTPDEGWTMQDGTSWPGNNSRDHPGMIQVFLGHSGAHDIEGNELPRLVYVSREKRPGYTHHKKAGAENALVRVSAVLTNAPYILNLDCDHYVNNSKAVREAMCFLMDPVVGRDLCYVQFPQRFDGIDRSDRYANRNTVFFDVNMKGLDGIQGPVYVGTGTVFNRQALYGYSPPSMPNLPKSSSSCCCCSSKKPTKDASELYKDAKREELDAAIFNLREIENYDEYERSMLISQLSFEKTFGLSTVFIESTLMENGGVSESADPSMLIKEAIHVIGCGYEEKTAWGKEIGWIYGSVTEDILTGFKMQCRGWRSVYCMPLRPAFKGSAPINLSDRLHQVLRWALGSVEIFLSRHCPLWYGFAGGRLKVLQRLAYINTIVYPFTSLPLVAYCTLPAICLLTGKFIIPTLSNLASALFLGLFISIILTSVLELRWSGVTIEDLWRNEQFWVIGGVSAHLFAVFQGFLKMLAGVDTNFTVTAKAADDAEFGELYMIKWTTLLIPPTSLIIINLVGVVAGFSDALNGGYESWGPLIGKVFFAFWVIFHLYPFLKGLMGRQNRTPTVVILWSVLLASVFSLVWVQINPFVSKVDSAAISQTCISIDC